Proteins found in one Balaenoptera musculus isolate JJ_BM4_2016_0621 chromosome 4, mBalMus1.pri.v3, whole genome shotgun sequence genomic segment:
- the LOC118894412 gene encoding cyclin-dependent kinases regulatory subunit 2-like, with translation MAHEQICYSDKYFDEHHEYWHVMLPRELSKQVPKTHLMSEEEWRRLGSLGWVHYTVHEPEAHLLCFIRPLPKGQQK, from the coding sequence ATGGCCCATGAGCAGATCTGCTACTCGGACAAGTACTTCGATGAGCACCACGAGTACTGGCATGTCATGTTACCCAGAGAACTTTCCAAACAAGTACCCAAAACCCATCTGATGTCTGAGGAGGAGTGGAGGAGACTTGGGAGTCTAGGCTGGGTTCATTACACGGTTCATGAGCCAGAAGCACACCTTCTTTGCTTCATACGACCTCTTCCAAAAGGTCAACAAAAATGA